A stretch of Myxococcus hansupus DNA encodes these proteins:
- a CDS encoding App1 family protein, which yields MADFLPRFYRLAVRVDAHYDALSRKLRQKLGIAPPLRILPYRGYGTPERAVIKARVLEDRHVRPPQQRYTLVGSAVASYKRYMTREVPGAHVAVRWGDKRWEGTTDEEGFLELWVPPPDGVRSGWHMVELELLSPDPEGVQRVAAPVRMAGPGAEFGVISDIDDTVIVTGVTDLLKRAWALFLTEHRVRLPFPGVDAFYAALQHGRGANADNPIFYVSSSPWNLYEHLDEFLSLHHIPTGPLLLRDWGLSSTGFAPGGGHGHKLEKIRAVLGTLSHLPFILIGDSGQEDAEHYRTIVREFPGRVLCVYIRNVPGRERRSQEMERIAEDIRAAGSQMLAVDDTTEAARHAAREGWIQWREVREVEAHRREDAER from the coding sequence ATGGCCGACTTTCTTCCTCGCTTCTACCGACTCGCCGTCCGCGTGGACGCCCACTACGACGCGCTGAGCCGCAAGCTTCGCCAGAAGCTCGGAATCGCGCCGCCGCTGCGCATCCTTCCCTACCGGGGCTATGGCACCCCCGAGCGCGCCGTCATCAAGGCCCGCGTGCTGGAGGACCGGCACGTGCGCCCACCGCAGCAGCGCTACACGTTGGTGGGCAGCGCGGTGGCTTCCTACAAGCGCTACATGACGCGCGAGGTCCCCGGCGCGCACGTCGCGGTGCGCTGGGGTGACAAGCGCTGGGAAGGCACCACCGACGAGGAGGGCTTCCTGGAGCTGTGGGTGCCACCGCCGGACGGGGTGCGCTCGGGCTGGCACATGGTGGAGCTGGAGCTGCTCTCGCCAGACCCGGAGGGTGTGCAGCGCGTGGCCGCGCCGGTGCGCATGGCTGGGCCCGGGGCGGAGTTCGGCGTCATCAGCGACATCGACGACACCGTCATCGTCACGGGCGTCACGGACCTGCTCAAGCGCGCCTGGGCGCTCTTCCTCACCGAGCACCGCGTGCGGCTGCCCTTCCCGGGCGTGGACGCCTTCTACGCGGCGCTCCAGCACGGCCGCGGCGCCAACGCGGACAACCCCATCTTCTACGTGTCCAGCAGCCCGTGGAACCTCTACGAGCACCTGGACGAGTTCCTCTCCCTGCACCACATCCCCACCGGCCCGCTGCTGCTGCGCGACTGGGGCTTGTCCAGCACGGGCTTCGCGCCCGGCGGAGGCCATGGCCACAAGCTGGAGAAGATTCGCGCGGTGCTCGGCACGCTGTCGCACCTGCCCTTCATCCTGATTGGAGACAGCGGGCAGGAGGACGCGGAGCACTACCGCACCATCGTCCGCGAGTTCCCCGGACGCGTCCTCTGCGTCTACATCCGCAACGTGCCCGGTCGCGAGCGGCGGTCCCAGGAGATGGAGCGCATCGCGGAGGACATCCGCGCGGCGGGCAGCCAGATGCTCGCCGTGGACGACACCACGGAGGCGGCCCGGCACGCGGCGCGTGAGGGCTGGATTCAGTGGCGCGAGGTCCGTGAGGTGGAGGCCCACCGGCGCGAGGACGCCGAGCGCTGA
- a CDS encoding DUF6209 family protein: MRHSPRCSLVALLLVATAAASQPSASITFQSPSQGWNVFATPHPLPFGATAAVHFNVDRLTQCRGNLNASTPGWTLTGYYQFNGGPVQSFWVAGFSSTPNPPAPAIPLHTRGTLAVWFENTNRWGCQAWDSNFGSNHLFTVQ, translated from the coding sequence ATGCGTCATTCCCCCCGATGTTCCCTCGTGGCCCTGCTGCTCGTCGCGACGGCCGCCGCCTCGCAGCCCTCCGCGAGCATCACCTTCCAGTCCCCCTCACAGGGCTGGAATGTGTTCGCGACCCCTCACCCGCTGCCCTTTGGCGCCACCGCCGCCGTCCACTTCAACGTGGACCGGCTGACGCAGTGCCGAGGCAACCTCAACGCCTCCACCCCCGGTTGGACCCTCACCGGCTACTACCAGTTCAACGGTGGCCCGGTGCAGTCCTTCTGGGTGGCGGGGTTCTCCTCCACGCCCAACCCACCCGCGCCGGCCATTCCACTCCACACGCGGGGGACCCTGGCCGTCTGGTTCGAGAACACGAACCGCTGGGGCTGTCAGGCCTGGGATTCGAACTTCGGAAGCAACCACCTCTTCACCGTGCAGTAA
- a CDS encoding DUF2169 family type VI secretion system accessory protein — MGHPSTSNLTPFTFEPLFLTDEALRPLFVPVLKATFDLRPRGAPVLSAEQAPLLTGGERWDGGDAASLRLEPEGAFFKAATDVVLVGHAHAPSAGTRELLAELHVGPVHKQVRVLGDRTWFKSMGGIGMTQPLPFERIPLRYERAFGGKDGNAFEPRNPLGTGFREKGSRFEEGLRLPNVESPTEPLKSWGQRPAPTGFGFIEPHWQPRAAFAGTYDDAWRKSRSPLLPKDFDRRFLNGAPRDQLVAGYLRGGEPVLLKHVAPGAPLTFKLPALPSPEVLAPRAQGLEDVDGPLRLDTVVLDTDAMKMFLVWRGTFALRHEPTELRSIQVTCEGSEKLEPGQSVEAD, encoded by the coding sequence ATGGGGCACCCGTCCACCTCGAACCTCACGCCCTTCACCTTCGAGCCCCTGTTCCTCACCGACGAGGCGCTGCGGCCCTTGTTCGTCCCCGTGCTGAAGGCCACGTTCGACCTGCGGCCTCGGGGCGCGCCCGTGTTGTCCGCCGAGCAGGCACCACTGCTGACCGGGGGTGAGCGCTGGGACGGCGGGGACGCGGCCAGCCTCCGCCTGGAGCCCGAGGGCGCCTTCTTCAAGGCCGCCACGGATGTGGTGCTGGTGGGACATGCGCATGCGCCCTCGGCGGGGACTCGCGAGCTGCTGGCGGAGCTGCATGTCGGGCCGGTGCACAAGCAAGTCCGCGTGCTGGGGGACCGCACGTGGTTCAAGAGCATGGGCGGCATCGGGATGACGCAGCCTTTGCCCTTCGAGCGGATTCCCCTGCGCTACGAGCGCGCCTTCGGCGGGAAGGACGGCAACGCCTTCGAGCCTCGCAACCCGCTGGGCACGGGCTTTCGTGAGAAGGGCAGCCGGTTCGAGGAAGGGCTTCGGCTGCCGAACGTGGAGTCGCCCACCGAGCCGCTGAAGTCCTGGGGCCAGCGTCCGGCCCCCACGGGCTTCGGGTTCATCGAACCGCACTGGCAGCCCCGCGCCGCCTTCGCGGGCACCTACGATGACGCGTGGAGGAAGTCTCGCAGCCCGCTGCTGCCGAAGGACTTCGACCGGCGCTTCCTCAATGGAGCGCCGCGGGACCAGCTCGTCGCGGGCTACCTGCGGGGTGGCGAACCTGTACTGCTGAAGCACGTCGCGCCGGGTGCGCCGCTGACGTTCAAGCTGCCCGCGCTGCCGTCTCCGGAGGTCCTCGCGCCCAGGGCCCAGGGCCTGGAGGACGTGGACGGCCCGCTGCGGCTGGACACGGTCGTGCTGGACACGGACGCGATGAAGATGTTCCTCGTGTGGCGTGGCACCTTCGCGTTGCGGCACGAGCCCACGGAGCTGCGCTCCATCCAGGTGACGTGCGAGGGCTCGGAGAAGCTGGAGCCGGGGCAATCCGTCGAGGCGGACTGA
- a CDS encoding AHH domain-containing protein, with the protein MSNLSASEMNTELAQRLLGIFERSRDRKYTAAKAAKKKKPKPTDAAADDADHVDDSAPPRGVLGKDSDYAQNGSDYIASLDGRDVYRVFDHSYLDEIRDLVKQAAEFPGGPPENFNPKAKDKDKKPALQKYPYAWEAHHILPGSAFYYELKDGPAFTYRQLRLILQSDYNLNHGHNIIMLPDQAWAVPVHALLQHPGDHPTYTQQVMRDMKAIAKKLQKQIDDQKDHKALVADVFDQLHSLENKYWKLLVALSRAVVASVTSGKEYKHPFVRYVPKGKKAKSRYEWGSLY; encoded by the coding sequence ATGAGCAACCTCAGTGCGAGCGAAATGAACACCGAGCTGGCACAACGGCTCCTGGGCATCTTCGAGCGGAGCCGCGACCGGAAGTACACGGCGGCCAAGGCGGCGAAGAAGAAGAAGCCGAAGCCCACGGACGCCGCGGCGGATGACGCCGACCACGTGGATGACAGCGCGCCGCCTCGGGGGGTGCTCGGCAAGGACAGCGACTACGCGCAGAACGGCTCTGACTACATCGCGTCCCTGGACGGCCGCGACGTGTACCGCGTCTTCGACCACTCGTATCTGGATGAAATCCGGGACTTGGTGAAGCAGGCCGCCGAGTTCCCGGGCGGGCCCCCGGAGAACTTCAATCCGAAGGCCAAGGACAAGGACAAGAAGCCCGCGCTCCAGAAGTACCCGTACGCATGGGAGGCGCACCACATCCTGCCGGGCTCGGCGTTCTATTACGAGCTGAAGGACGGGCCGGCCTTCACGTACCGGCAGCTCCGCCTCATCCTCCAGTCCGACTACAACCTGAACCACGGCCACAACATCATCATGTTGCCGGACCAAGCCTGGGCCGTGCCAGTCCATGCGCTCCTACAGCACCCTGGTGACCATCCCACCTACACGCAGCAGGTGATGCGGGACATGAAGGCCATCGCCAAGAAGCTCCAAAAACAAATTGACGATCAAAAAGACCACAAGGCACTGGTCGCGGATGTTTTTGATCAGCTACACAGCTTGGAGAACAAGTACTGGAAGCTACTCGTTGCACTAAGCCGTGCAGTTGTCGCATCCGTCACATCTGGAAAAGAATACAAACATCCATTCGTTAGATATGTTCCAAAAGGCAAAAAAGCCAAGAGCCGCTACGAATGGGGCTCTCTTTATTAA
- a CDS encoding imm11 family protein: MKYFVIKVMAEEAGFIDSYPRGSPAEWKFDEGISLAKEFPAGGEVSFSDNYPDDRNLYDFQPNLMSDLLVSGRARKLIESLEVANAEWLPVVVKDHKGNVVGPDYAFLNLQGAEDAIDMERSQYEMDSLEKDQIGQIDELALNTSAINPNAKMFRCTKERRLILIREDIHAAFEQAGLTGLRVYEAEGWNGLEL, from the coding sequence ATGAAATACTTCGTCATCAAGGTCATGGCAGAGGAAGCTGGCTTTATTGATAGCTACCCTCGTGGAAGCCCCGCGGAGTGGAAATTCGATGAGGGCATCAGTCTCGCCAAAGAATTTCCCGCGGGCGGAGAGGTTTCCTTCTCAGACAACTACCCGGATGACCGGAACCTCTACGACTTCCAGCCCAATCTCATGAGCGATTTGCTCGTCTCTGGCCGAGCGCGCAAACTTATCGAGTCACTGGAAGTGGCCAATGCTGAATGGCTTCCTGTCGTGGTCAAGGATCACAAAGGCAATGTCGTTGGCCCTGACTATGCATTCCTCAACCTGCAGGGTGCTGAAGACGCCATCGACATGGAGCGCTCGCAGTACGAGATGGATTCCCTCGAGAAGGACCAGATCGGTCAAATCGACGAATTGGCTCTGAACACGAGCGCCATCAATCCCAACGCGAAGATGTTCCGTTGCACGAAGGAGCGCCGCCTCATCCTCATCCGTGAAGACATCCACGCTGCCTTCGAGCAAGCGGGCCTGACCGGCCTCAGGGTCTACGAAGCCGAAGGCTGGAACGGACTTGAGCTCTGA
- a CDS encoding imm11 family protein → MKYFVFKVMAEEAGFIDAYPRGSPTEWKFDEGISLISQFPVGGDVSFSPNYPDDRNLYDFQPNLMSDLLVSGRARKLIESLSVSNAEWLPVIVKDHQGTVVGPDYAFLNLQGAEDAIDMERSVYRMDALEKDQIGRVKKLALKYDAISPQAKMFRCTMERRLILIREDVHATFVQAGLTGFKVYEAEGWNGLEL, encoded by the coding sequence GTGAAATACTTCGTCTTCAAAGTCATGGCCGAAGAGGCCGGGTTCATTGATGCCTACCCGCGTGGGAGCCCCACTGAATGGAAGTTCGATGAAGGCATCAGCCTCATCAGCCAGTTTCCTGTCGGGGGCGACGTCTCCTTCTCCCCAAACTACCCAGACGACCGGAACCTCTATGACTTCCAGCCGAATTTGATGAGTGACCTGCTCGTCTCGGGACGCGCGCGTAAGCTCATCGAGTCACTGAGCGTCTCCAACGCGGAGTGGCTGCCTGTCATCGTCAAGGACCACCAGGGCACTGTCGTGGGCCCCGACTACGCATTCCTCAACCTGCAGGGCGCGGAAGACGCCATCGACATGGAGCGTTCGGTCTATCGGATGGATGCGTTGGAGAAGGACCAGATTGGCCGCGTGAAGAAGCTGGCCTTGAAGTACGACGCCATTTCCCCGCAGGCGAAGATGTTCCGCTGCACCATGGAGCGGCGACTCATCCTCATCCGTGAGGACGTGCACGCCACCTTCGTTCAGGCGGGACTCACCGGCTTCAAGGTCTACGAAGCCGAGGGTTGGAACGGCTTGGAGCTGTGA
- a CDS encoding DUF4150 domain-containing protein, whose protein sequence is MSATVGVNKLSVVHKDTGGTSIAFPDVCQTPSPAGPVPIPYPNVAMSSDTAKGTKKVSVDGKPVCVEDSNFSMSTGDEAGSAGGGVVSGKTKGKAEFVNYSFDVKFEGKSVARTFDLMLHNDKNTPPAPLLQGPVIALGKDDTKAKCLVCEKEL, encoded by the coding sequence ATGAGCGCGACCGTCGGTGTCAACAAGCTGTCCGTGGTTCACAAAGACACCGGAGGCACGAGCATCGCCTTCCCGGACGTCTGCCAGACACCCAGCCCCGCCGGCCCCGTGCCCATCCCCTACCCCAACGTCGCCATGTCGTCGGACACGGCGAAGGGCACGAAGAAGGTGTCGGTGGACGGCAAGCCGGTCTGCGTCGAGGACTCGAACTTCAGCATGAGCACCGGTGATGAAGCGGGCTCCGCGGGTGGCGGCGTCGTCTCCGGCAAGACGAAGGGCAAGGCCGAGTTCGTCAACTACTCCTTCGACGTGAAGTTCGAGGGCAAGAGCGTGGCTCGGACCTTCGACCTCATGCTTCACAACGACAAGAACACCCCGCCGGCGCCGCTGCTCCAGGGGCCCGTCATCGCGCTCGGCAAGGACGACACGAAGGCCAAGTGCCTCGTCTGTGAAAAAGAGCTGTGA
- a CDS encoding TIGR02270 family protein → MKPLSSRRPTVRWELLERHLEEAEFLWTQWEHALWSPALTLASVTQSDEGRLRAHLDALVLGSSAVATRLLLPSLASEEPSRVAAATWALLSAEDADFREPVFQRLEEAPEDAGPGIFRALELLDRADLHALLLKKLPTLPPVIQAGLLRVARFRHLDSSAVLEKLDWAADPALHAEALRALLFLPRTQAGDARLSRALSHAEPAVSTAALETGLLLGSREAWERARSSTSRAALLTLAVAGESKDLADLIARMKDKATLAEVIWAVGFSGRLSAAEAVLPLLRDEALGPLAADAFAAITGLPLAPPFLVEAPDDEEEASEEEEAEPAEPEDLQAWLPGPQVLPGDVDAQAVETWWSKQRGAFMEGTRYLRGVPLTVDGMTRALETEPLRRRPSLAWESALRSGGALLVEPRQWTQVQREQARPLRSQRPEWLTRAGTRLQGR, encoded by the coding sequence GTGAAGCCCTTGTCGTCACGCCGTCCCACCGTTCGTTGGGAGCTTCTGGAGCGCCACCTCGAGGAAGCCGAGTTCCTGTGGACGCAGTGGGAACACGCCCTCTGGAGCCCAGCGCTCACCCTGGCCTCGGTGACCCAGAGCGATGAAGGGCGCCTGCGGGCACACCTGGATGCGCTCGTGCTCGGGAGCAGCGCCGTCGCCACCCGCTTGCTGCTGCCCTCGCTGGCTTCCGAGGAACCCTCTCGCGTGGCCGCCGCGACATGGGCCCTGCTCTCCGCCGAGGACGCCGACTTTCGCGAGCCCGTGTTTCAGCGACTGGAAGAAGCACCCGAGGACGCGGGGCCCGGCATCTTCCGCGCGCTGGAGCTGCTCGACCGGGCGGACCTGCACGCCCTGCTCTTGAAGAAGCTGCCGACGCTGCCACCTGTGATTCAGGCCGGGCTGCTTCGCGTCGCGCGGTTTCGACATCTCGACTCGAGCGCTGTGCTCGAAAAGCTCGACTGGGCGGCCGACCCCGCGCTGCATGCCGAAGCGCTCCGCGCCCTTCTCTTCCTTCCCAGGACCCAGGCCGGGGACGCTCGGCTCTCACGCGCCTTGAGCCATGCCGAACCCGCCGTGAGCACCGCCGCGCTGGAGACCGGGTTGCTGCTGGGCTCGCGTGAGGCCTGGGAACGCGCCCGGAGTTCCACGTCGCGCGCCGCGCTCCTGACGCTCGCCGTGGCAGGTGAGTCGAAGGACCTCGCGGACCTCATCGCGCGGATGAAAGACAAAGCCACGCTCGCGGAGGTCATCTGGGCCGTGGGCTTCAGTGGCAGGCTCTCCGCGGCGGAGGCGGTGTTGCCGCTGCTGCGAGATGAAGCGTTGGGCCCCCTGGCCGCGGACGCCTTCGCCGCCATCACCGGCCTTCCCTTGGCGCCTCCCTTCCTCGTAGAGGCACCCGACGACGAGGAAGAGGCCTCCGAGGAGGAGGAAGCCGAACCCGCGGAACCCGAGGACCTCCAGGCGTGGCTCCCCGGCCCCCAGGTGCTTCCTGGCGACGTGGATGCCCAGGCCGTGGAGACGTGGTGGTCGAAGCAGCGCGGCGCCTTCATGGAAGGCACGCGCTACCTGCGCGGCGTGCCCCTCACCGTGGATGGGATGACCAGGGCCCTGGAGACCGAACCGCTGCGGCGGCGCCCCTCGCTCGCGTGGGAAAGCGCGCTGCGCAGTGGCGGCGCCCTCCTCGTGGAGCCGCGTCAGTGGACGCAGGTCCAGCGTGAGCAGGCAAGGCCCCTACGGAGCCAACGGCCGGAGTGGCTCACGCGCGCGGGAACCCGGCTCCAGGGACGCTGA
- a CDS encoding glycoside hydrolase family 15 protein — MATGSSGVGEAGKSVAIENHGVIGDLRTVALVGNEGTIDWFCFPHFDSPSVFAALLDADRGGHWRIAPAPDGVLKRQFYWPDTNVLVTRFYSPDGVGELVDFMPMAGKKGVKPEREILRRVRVVRGEMTFHMECFPAFNYARDTHETRIIPHGATFSSETLQLTLSSSTTLKKAERGVTASFTLHENQSAVFSLHAGARTSCESVVHNHESSEDLFRETVEYWRHWLSKCQYTGRWRETVQRSALALKLMTFEPTGAIVAAPTCSLPESPGGTRNWDYRFCWLRDAAFTVYAFLRIGFKEEAAAFMRWVEARCAEYDEGPLPLMFAIDGKRVPEEQELLHLSGYDGARPVRIGNGAADQLQLDIYGELMDSVYLSNKYAAPISYDFWRHLRRLVDWVCDNWELPDEGIWEVRGGRQQFVYSKLMCWVAVDRAIRLADKRSFPADRARWHKVRDAIFEDIMEKGWDPERGAFVQSYGSHALDAANLLMPLVFFLSPVDPRMLQTLDVMRRPPSHGGLASDGLVFRYDVEATLDGIAGSEGTFNLCSFWLVEAMTRASVARPDLLEEARLIFERMLGYANHVGLYAEQTGMSGEALGNFPQALTHLALISAAYNLDRTLGRRD, encoded by the coding sequence ATGGCAACCGGGAGCAGCGGCGTCGGTGAGGCGGGGAAGTCGGTCGCCATCGAGAACCACGGCGTCATCGGGGACCTGCGGACCGTGGCGCTGGTGGGCAACGAGGGCACCATTGACTGGTTTTGCTTTCCGCACTTCGACAGTCCCAGCGTCTTCGCCGCGCTGCTGGACGCGGACCGGGGTGGCCACTGGCGCATCGCGCCCGCGCCGGACGGGGTGTTGAAGCGCCAGTTCTACTGGCCGGACACCAACGTGCTGGTGACGCGCTTCTACTCGCCGGATGGCGTGGGCGAGTTGGTCGACTTCATGCCCATGGCGGGCAAGAAGGGCGTGAAGCCCGAGCGCGAAATCCTCCGGCGCGTGCGGGTGGTGCGCGGCGAGATGACCTTCCACATGGAGTGCTTCCCGGCCTTCAACTACGCGCGGGACACGCACGAGACGAGAATCATCCCTCACGGCGCCACCTTCTCGTCGGAGACGCTCCAGCTCACGCTGTCGTCGTCCACGACGTTGAAGAAGGCGGAGCGGGGTGTCACCGCCAGCTTCACGCTGCACGAGAACCAATCCGCCGTGTTCTCCCTGCACGCGGGCGCGCGCACGTCGTGTGAGTCGGTGGTGCACAACCACGAGTCCTCGGAGGACCTCTTCCGCGAGACGGTGGAGTACTGGCGCCACTGGCTGTCGAAGTGCCAGTACACGGGGCGGTGGCGCGAGACGGTGCAGCGCTCGGCGCTGGCGCTCAAGCTGATGACCTTCGAGCCCACGGGCGCCATCGTCGCCGCGCCCACGTGCAGCCTGCCCGAGTCACCGGGTGGCACACGCAACTGGGACTACCGTTTCTGCTGGCTGCGCGACGCGGCCTTCACCGTGTATGCGTTCCTCCGCATCGGCTTCAAGGAGGAGGCGGCGGCCTTCATGCGTTGGGTGGAGGCGCGCTGCGCGGAGTACGACGAAGGGCCGCTGCCGCTGATGTTCGCCATTGATGGCAAGCGGGTGCCCGAGGAGCAGGAGCTGTTGCACCTGTCGGGGTACGACGGGGCGCGTCCGGTGCGGATTGGCAACGGCGCGGCGGACCAGCTCCAGCTCGACATCTATGGCGAGCTGATGGACTCGGTGTATCTGTCGAACAAGTACGCGGCGCCCATCTCGTATGACTTCTGGCGGCACCTGCGGCGGTTGGTGGATTGGGTGTGTGACAACTGGGAGCTGCCGGACGAGGGCATCTGGGAGGTGCGCGGCGGGCGGCAGCAGTTCGTGTACTCGAAGCTGATGTGTTGGGTGGCGGTGGACCGCGCCATCCGGCTGGCGGACAAGCGCAGCTTCCCGGCGGACCGGGCGCGCTGGCACAAGGTGCGGGACGCCATCTTCGAGGACATCATGGAGAAGGGCTGGGACCCGGAGCGCGGCGCGTTCGTCCAGTCCTATGGCAGCCACGCGTTGGACGCGGCGAACCTGCTGATGCCGCTGGTGTTCTTCCTGTCTCCGGTGGACCCGCGCATGCTCCAGACGCTGGATGTCATGCGCAGACCGCCGTCTCACGGTGGCCTCGCTTCGGACGGACTCGTGTTCCGTTACGACGTGGAGGCGACGCTGGATGGGATTGCCGGCAGCGAGGGCACCTTCAACCTCTGCAGCTTCTGGCTGGTGGAGGCGATGACCCGCGCGAGCGTGGCTCGGCCCGACCTGCTGGAGGAGGCTCGCCTCATCTTCGAGCGGATGCTGGGGTACGCCAACCACGTGGGCCTGTATGCGGAGCAGACAGGTATGTCCGGCGAGGCGCTGGGGAACTTCCCGCAGGCGCTGACGCACCTGGCACTCATCAGCGCCGCGTACAACCTGGACCGGACACTGGGACGGCGCGACTGA
- a CDS encoding glucose 1-dehydrogenase: MKAVAVFPRERKVRVITDAPEPRIQSPMQVKVRTREIGVCGTDKEIIEFIYGSPPPGSDYLILGHECLGEVVEVGEAVRGLQRGDWVVPRVRRPCPHATCPPCREGHPDFCITGDYTERGIKEAHGFGSEFFVEDVAYLHRVPEELRKVAVLTEPLTIAEKSIRQVERFRERLPWKAGPGRALVLGAGPVGQLGAMALMRRGYATTMYSRTPKPNPKADAVEALGVPYLSSKEVRPEEVVRTVGTADVIYEAAGVVKATLETLKALGPNGVCVLTGVPSKEEPLEVSPIFKQMVLGNQVLLGTVNAADVDFEMALEDLAHIRARWPGGLERLICAEHSPEDFCDVVTGKKSGGIKDVIRFS, translated from the coding sequence ATGAAGGCGGTGGCCGTCTTCCCCCGCGAACGCAAGGTGCGTGTCATCACCGACGCCCCCGAACCCCGCATCCAGTCGCCCATGCAGGTGAAGGTGCGGACGCGGGAAATCGGCGTGTGTGGCACGGACAAGGAAATCATCGAATTCATCTACGGCTCGCCGCCGCCCGGCTCGGACTACCTCATCCTGGGCCACGAGTGTCTGGGGGAGGTGGTGGAGGTGGGCGAGGCCGTGCGGGGTCTGCAGCGTGGAGACTGGGTGGTGCCCCGCGTGCGGCGCCCGTGTCCACACGCCACCTGCCCGCCCTGCCGGGAAGGGCATCCGGACTTCTGCATCACCGGTGACTACACGGAGCGCGGCATCAAGGAAGCCCACGGCTTCGGCTCCGAGTTCTTCGTGGAGGACGTGGCCTACCTGCACCGTGTCCCCGAGGAGCTGCGGAAGGTGGCCGTGCTCACCGAGCCGCTCACCATCGCCGAGAAATCCATTCGCCAGGTGGAGCGCTTCCGGGAACGGCTGCCGTGGAAGGCGGGCCCCGGGCGCGCGCTGGTGTTGGGCGCGGGGCCGGTGGGGCAGTTGGGCGCCATGGCGCTGATGCGCCGGGGCTACGCCACCACCATGTACTCGCGGACCCCCAAGCCGAACCCGAAGGCGGACGCGGTGGAGGCCCTGGGGGTGCCCTACCTCTCCTCGAAGGAGGTGCGGCCGGAGGAGGTGGTGCGCACCGTAGGGACCGCGGACGTCATCTACGAGGCCGCGGGCGTGGTGAAGGCCACGTTGGAGACGCTCAAGGCGCTGGGGCCCAATGGCGTCTGCGTGCTCACCGGTGTGCCGTCGAAGGAGGAGCCCCTCGAGGTGTCGCCCATCTTCAAACAGATGGTGTTGGGCAACCAGGTCCTGCTGGGCACGGTGAACGCGGCGGACGTCGACTTCGAGATGGCGCTGGAGGACCTGGCGCACATCCGCGCGCGTTGGCCCGGCGGGTTGGAGCGGCTCATCTGCGCGGAGCACTCGCCCGAGGATTTCTGTGACGTCGTCACCGGGAAGAAGTCCGGCGGCATCAAGGACGTCATCCGTTTCAGCTAA